A single region of the Chloroflexota bacterium genome encodes:
- a CDS encoding valine--tRNA ligase → MTLQTPQQLPSAYDPASVEQRLYQKWLDAGYFTPVIDPAKRPFVVIQPPPNVTGGLHLGHAQRAAVEDALARWHRMLGEPTLLLPGLDHAGIATQVVVERELAAEGVSRHTLGREQFVARVWDWVGWTRGRIDEQLRRLGVSCDWSREVFTLDPGPRRAVRHTFVELYRKGLIYRGERIINWCPRCATALSDLEVEHRETEGSLYYIHYPLANGNGRLTVATTRPETLLGDTAVAVNPNDPRYAALVGKDVVLPVLGRRIPVVGDEAVETEFGTGALKVTPGHDPTDFDLGERHGLPIVTVMHPNGAMNAEAGPYEGLDRFQARIQIVEDLQRDGLIELVEAHRHAVGHCQRCDQVVEPMVSKQWFVRIAPLAQPALDVVRDGTVRIVPERFTRIYENWMENLRDWCISRQLWWGHRIPVWYCGACEQEIVEYDDPDACPSCGSHDLQQDEDMLDTWFSSGLWPHSTLGWPDDTDDLRYFYPTSVMETAHDILFFWVARMIMMGLENTGRAPFHTVFLSGLIRDVQGAKMSKTRGNVLDPLDAIDRYGCDALRFALTVGNAPGNDARLGAAKLEAARNFANKIWNAARFVARAMEETNDLTGWSDPPAVHLEDRWIKSSLNRLIARVNRQLEDYQLGEAEQSIYEFLWSEFCDWYIEAAKVRIRSAAGPSPVPMLVHVLETTLRLLHPFMPFVTEEAWTNLVSRAPRERDLPGSIMVAASPAADASAYDDAAEDAIASVREAIRLVRNARAEFRIPPAQPLELLVDAGAPQSALEAEAPLIRALARVEPLRFLQGREQLPTSGAATAVVGGAVMAIPLEGLVDIGAERTRLSGELADAQQALERLDARLSDAQFIEKAPEEVVERERDRRRATEERKARLQELLSQLSE, encoded by the coding sequence ATGACCCTGCAGACCCCGCAGCAGCTTCCAAGCGCCTATGACCCGGCCTCCGTAGAGCAACGCCTCTACCAGAAGTGGCTGGACGCCGGGTACTTCACCCCCGTTATAGACCCGGCCAAGCGCCCCTTCGTCGTCATCCAGCCGCCGCCCAACGTCACCGGTGGGCTCCACCTCGGCCATGCCCAGCGAGCCGCCGTCGAGGACGCCCTGGCCCGCTGGCATCGAATGCTCGGCGAGCCGACCCTCCTCCTGCCCGGCCTCGATCACGCCGGCATCGCGACGCAGGTGGTCGTGGAGCGCGAGCTCGCCGCCGAGGGGGTCTCCCGGCACACCTTGGGCCGAGAGCAGTTCGTGGCGCGCGTCTGGGACTGGGTTGGCTGGACACGGGGCCGCATAGACGAGCAGCTCCGCAGGCTCGGCGTGAGTTGCGACTGGTCACGGGAGGTCTTCACGCTGGACCCCGGCCCCAGACGCGCCGTACGGCACACCTTCGTGGAGCTGTACCGCAAGGGCCTGATCTACCGCGGTGAGCGCATCATCAACTGGTGCCCCCGCTGCGCCACCGCCCTCTCAGACCTGGAGGTGGAACACCGCGAGACTGAGGGCAGCCTCTATTACATCCACTACCCCCTCGCCAACGGCAACGGCCGGCTCACCGTCGCCACCACACGCCCCGAAACGCTCCTCGGCGACACCGCGGTGGCCGTGAACCCGAACGACCCCCGCTATGCCGCCCTCGTCGGCAAGGACGTCGTGCTGCCCGTCCTCGGCCGCCGCATCCCCGTCGTGGGCGATGAGGCCGTCGAGACCGAGTTCGGCACCGGCGCCCTCAAGGTCACGCCCGGCCACGACCCGACGGACTTCGACCTCGGCGAGCGTCACGGGCTGCCCATCGTCACCGTCATGCACCCCAACGGCGCCATGAACGCCGAGGCCGGCCCCTACGAGGGTCTCGACCGCTTCCAGGCCCGCATCCAGATTGTGGAGGACCTGCAGCGCGACGGTCTGATAGAGCTCGTCGAGGCCCACCGCCACGCTGTCGGCCACTGCCAGCGCTGCGACCAGGTCGTGGAGCCGATGGTCAGCAAGCAGTGGTTCGTGCGCATCGCCCCGCTCGCCCAACCCGCCCTCGACGTCGTCCGCGACGGCACGGTGCGCATAGTCCCTGAGCGCTTCACCCGCATCTACGAGAACTGGATGGAGAACCTCCGCGATTGGTGCATCAGCCGTCAGCTCTGGTGGGGCCACCGCATCCCCGTCTGGTACTGCGGCGCCTGCGAGCAGGAGATCGTCGAGTACGACGACCCCGACGCCTGCCCCAGCTGCGGCTCCCATGACCTCCAGCAGGATGAGGATATGCTGGACACCTGGTTCTCCTCCGGCCTGTGGCCGCACTCCACCCTCGGCTGGCCGGACGACACGGACGACCTGCGCTACTTCTACCCCACCAGCGTGATGGAGACCGCCCATGACATACTCTTCTTCTGGGTGGCCCGCATGATCATGATGGGCCTGGAGAACACCGGCCGGGCGCCCTTCCACACCGTCTTCCTGAGCGGCCTCATCCGCGACGTCCAGGGCGCGAAGATGAGCAAGACCCGCGGCAACGTGCTTGACCCCCTCGACGCCATCGACCGGTACGGCTGCGACGCCCTGCGCTTCGCCCTCACCGTCGGTAACGCCCCCGGCAACGACGCCCGCCTCGGCGCTGCGAAGCTCGAGGCCGCCCGCAACTTCGCCAACAAGATCTGGAACGCGGCCCGTTTCGTCGCCCGGGCGATGGAGGAGACCAATGACCTCACCGGCTGGAGCGACCCGCCCGCCGTCCACCTGGAGGACCGCTGGATCAAGAGCAGCCTCAACCGCCTCATCGCCCGCGTGAACCGCCAGCTTGAGGACTACCAGCTTGGCGAGGCGGAGCAGTCCATCTACGAGTTCCTCTGGAGCGAGTTCTGCGACTGGTACATCGAGGCCGCCAAGGTGCGCATCCGCAGCGCCGCCGGCCCCTCGCCGGTACCCATGCTCGTGCACGTGCTCGAGACCACACTCCGGCTCCTCCACCCCTTCATGCCCTTCGTCACCGAGGAAGCCTGGACGAACCTCGTGTCCCGAGCCCCCCGTGAGCGCGATCTGCCCGGCTCCATCATGGTCGCCGCCTCCCCGGCCGCCGACGCCTCGGCGTACGACGACGCAGCCGAGGACGCAATCGCCTCCGTTCGCGAGGCCATCCGCCTCGTTCGCAACGCCCGCGCCGAGTTCCGCATCCCGCCCGCCCAGCCGCTGGAGTTGCTGGTCGACGCTGGCGCGCCCCAGTCCGCGCTGGAGGCCGAGGCCCCCCTCATCCGAGCCCTCGCCCGCGTGGAGCCCCTCCGCTTCCTGCAGGGCCGCGAGCAGCTCCCCACCAGCGGCGCGGCCACGGCCGTCGTAGGCGGCGCCGTCATGGCCATCCCCCTCGAGGGCCTCGTCGACATCGGTGCTGAACGCACGCGCCTCTCCGGCGAGCTCGCCGACGCCCAGCAGGCCCTCGAACGCCTCGACGCCCGCCTGTCCGACGCCCAGTTCATCGAGAAGGCGCCCGAAGAGGTCGTAGAGCGGGAGCGCGACCGCCGGCGGGCCACGGAGGAGCGGAAGGCCCGGCTCCAGGAGCTTCTCTCCCAGCTGAGCGAGTGA